GCAGAATACGACCTAAAAACCAAGATTGCCTCCCTGCAACAAAATTCCCAGGTGGTGATGGCGCAACCCGTTCTGCAAGCGAAAAGTAATGTGCTGACCTGGAATACCGATCTGCAAACCATTACCGCTCCCCAACCGATTAATGTGGTGAATGCCACGGATCAGGTGACGATTAGCGCCGATCGGGGGGAAATGAAGCTTCAGGAACAAATGGCATACCTCAACGGCAATGTGCGGGGGGTGAGTCAGAAAAATCAGGCCAATGTGGGGGCAGATCGGCTGACCTGGAATTTAGCGACCCAGGAATTTGAGGCCGATGGCAACGTGACCTACCAGCAGGCCAATCCGGTGTTTAACCTGGTGGGATCCCAGGCGCGGGGACGGTTGCAGGATCAGCAGGTGGTGGTGACGGGTGGCCCCGCCAGTAGCGATAACCGCGTCGTCACGGAAATTATTCCCAGCACGCTCAAGCAGAATTAATCGACTTCCGGTGCCTGTTGCTGTACCCATTGCCGAAAAGCCTTCAATGCCTGACGACGCACCTCTTGGGCGCAGCGATCGAGAAATTGGGGGAGAACTGCTGCGATCGGAAAGTTGGGAAAATGAAGACTGGTTTGGACTGCTTGATATTTGCCATCCTGGAGTTGGTAGATGCGGAGTTGGCCCTGCTCCAACTGGCATAATCAGCCCCCGGACAATAGCTCTGTCCGATCGCGGCTGCCTAATTTCGCTACGGAAGCATTCGGGATGGGGCTGGGTTGCAGGCTCGCCGATCGCTGGGTGGGCTTGCCCCAGTAGGCTTGCAGTTGTTGCAGTAGAACATCTTGCTGGTTACGCAGGGCTTCAATATTGGTTCCCCGGTTGATAATCGTGAACCAGACCAAGCCCCGATCGCGGGTCGGCAGAACCCCGGACAGGGCGCTAACTTCATTCAGGGTTCCGGTTTTGACCACGGAATTTTGGGGAATGGAGCGATCGATTAAGGTGCCAATGTCGGTGCCAGAAATGGGAAAGAGATCGGAAATTGTTAAGTTGTAAGTCTTGGCGTAGCGGGCTAAGGTCGTAAACAACGCTGTGACGCCGTGGGGGGTTAACCGATTGGGGGTGCCTAGGCCCGACCCATTTTCCAGCAGGATTTCGTCTGGACTGATTCCCGCTGCTGCTGCTGCCCGTTGCGCCGTGGCCTGTGCCCCTCCCATCAAGCGAGACAACCCTTCAGACATGGCGTTATTGCTGTAGACATTGATATTTTTAATCAGATAACGCAGGGGCAGAGATTTGCGCCGAAGCAACGGTTGACTGGCGGGAAGTTGGGGACTGTAAAGCACGGTGCCCGCGATCGCAACCTGGGGCTTGGCGGGCTGGGGTTTCATCTGGGCGTACTGGGCTTGAATGGCCTCTTGCCAAGCCTTGCTGTTGATCGCTTGTTTGAATAATGTGCCGGATTTCATGGCATCCAGTTCGAAGTTCATGCCAAAGTTGCCCGTGATCACCAGATTGCCTGTGACTTGGCGAATGCCCAATTGGTTGAGGGCGTTCCCGATCGCGATCGCCTCTTCCCACACCAGCATCGGATCGCCCCCCCCTTGGATAACTAGATCACCTTGGAGGACCCCATTTTGCACGGGGCCAGTGCTACCCACGAGCGTTTCAAACTGATGATCCGGCCCCCAGGTCGATAGGGCAGCAAGGGATGTGGCCACTTTGGTCAGGGAGGCTGCCGAGAGAGGGGTGGAGCCTTGGTGGTTGACCAGCAGCGATGGCCCAGCCTGTAACCACACTCCCTGCTCCTGGACGTTTAGCCCTTGGCTAGTCAAACCGTTGAGGTACCGCCGCACAATTTCTTCAGCCCCCGCATCGGCGTCGGGTAGCACGATCCAGGGTGCATCCTGCAACATCTCCACGCCCACAGCCTTGGGGACATCCATTGCCTTGAGGGTTAAGGGTTTAGAGTCCCCTAAAAACGGCAGGAGAAATAACAGAAAGCTTGTCTGGAGGCCAGGAAGCAGAAATTTCAGCATAGGGATAGGGATGGTTGGAGCCCGAGAAGGACGAAGGGGATGGGGAGACTAGCAACTCTGAGGAAGCAAGTCTATTAAACAACAAGATTGCACACTAGGATGAAACAACTAAGGTTAAATACTCATGAATAAAACCCAATATTGGGGCTCTTACCGGAAAATTTAAACTCTAGTAATCTGGACAAAATCAACAATCTTCACAAGTTAAGGTAAGCAGTAAATAACGGGGGCTGAGGCATAATCCAATGCATCCATTGGTGTCATTGATAGGAGAGATCCGTGCGGTTGCAGAAACCTATGGGGTGTCACGATCGCCCTTCTAAGGACTACAGACAATAGATTACAAAAATATCACAAAAGAAATATTACAAAAAATGTCGCAACCATCAGGCTGATATAGGTTGTCTATCACTAGCGTAATTCCGACAGAAAGGAGTCCTAGTGGCGTGCTGGGGGTGGTCTGATAGTCTTCTAGTAAGGCTAGGGCTAAAACAGGCTAGGGCTAATAACAGGCTAGGGCGCGATCGTCCCATCGGGCATGATTGCGCCCTGCAAGTCAGCATCCTTCAAAATCGTGCCCGTTAAATCTGCGTTTTGCAAATTGGCGTTGCGTAAGGTGGCTCGTCTGAGGTCAGCATAGCTGAGGTCGGCTCCGGTTAAATTGGCTCCGGTCAAATCTACCGCTGGTAAATCCCGTCCGACGGTGCGATGCATATTAGCGCGGCAAAACTTAGCCCCTGCAAGATCCGCATTGCAGAATAACACCCCGTGCAACGTGGCATAGCTCAGATCGGCCCCTTGCAAATTGGCGTTTTGAAAATCCGTAGGATGGGCGGTACTGGATTGCAAGTCAGCATCGTAGAGGATTGCGTTCACTAAACTGGCATGGCTCAACACTGCACCATTCAGGGTCGCTTTGCAGAGATTGGCCCCATCCAAACAAGCATTGACGAAATTTGCCCCACTCAGATCCGCTTCTCGCAGAATCGCCCCTTGTAAATTTGCGCCAGTTAAATTCGCTCCCCACAAAATGGCTTCACTTAAATCTGCGGACTGGAACCAGGCTTGGGTTAAGTCGGTTTTGCCCAGCCGCGCTTGACGCAAGTCCGATCGACTGAAATTTGCCCCTTGGAGGTTTAAATTTGTTAACTCGGCCTCTTGCAAATTGAGTTGCAAAAAGTCTCGTTCTCCACGGAGATAACAGGTAATCAGATCGGTTACGTTCATACACACACAGCGATACGCGGATTGATAGAACAATTCAAAAAACAATTCAATCGAGCAATGCCAGGATCAGCGTCACCAGTCTCCGTGCGTTACACGGATCTGTGCGCTACGAGTCTGATCCAGTGCTTATTCAGTAATACGTCAGGGAAATACGTCAGGGATTGCAGGTAAAGCCTATCACCAGACAGGATATCACCAACGATATAACAACGACATCACCAAGGAGTATAGCCAGAAGACCAACCCGCGTCTCTGGCTCAGCGAGCTGAGATTCATCGTTCCATGATAATTCACTGTTCTACTATATAGAGATATAGCGAATTTTGTTGAGAGACTTGAATAAAAATCTTGAGAAATCATTAACTCAGCCCTTCGATCGTGGGGATCTTCATTAAGATCGATAGAATATATTACCCGACGGTAGTATGTTAAGACTTGCTGTGTTTCGCTCCGGAGTCAATTCCTGTGTCTTCTACCGTGAACTCTGCGCAAAATCCATCTTCCACCCCTGGCGCTGCTGGTAAACACCATCAAATCGTGATTGTCGGCGGAGGAGCCGCAGGCATTACCGTTGCGGCGCAACTACTCAAGCAGTCCCGATCGCTGGATGTGGCGATCATTGAACCCTCGGCGAAGCATGATTACCAACCGGGGTGGACTCTTGTAGGGGGTGGCGTTGCGCCCCTGTCCGACTTTGTGCGGGATGAAAAAGCGGTGATCCCTCCTGGTGCAAAGTGGTTGCAAACGGCTGTGGCTAGCTTTGATCCCGCTCAAAATACCCTCACCACGATCGACGGCCAGCAGATTCACTACGATTACCTGGTGGTCTGTCCTGGGATTCAAATCAATTGGCATTTGATTAAAGGACTCAAGGAAGCCCTGGGCAAAGGCGGTGTCACGAGTAACTATTCCAAAGAGTTTGTCCCCTACACCTGGGAAACCATCCAAAATTTCAAAGGGGGCAACGCGATCTTCACCCACCCCGCTACGCCGATTAAATGTGGGGGCGCGCCGCAAAAAATTATGTATATGGCCGACGATGCCTTCAAAAATCGCGGTCTGGGCAGCAAAACTAACGTAACCTTCTGCATTGCTGGCCCCAAAATGTTCCCGATCGCGCCCTACTCGGCAACGTTGGATCAAGTGGTGGCTCGCCGGGGTATCACGCCAAAATTCCTGCATAACCTGAAGGAAATTAAAGCCGATACGAAGGAAGCGGTTTTTGATGTTACCTCTGCCGACGGCGTGCAGGAAGTCACCCTGCCCTACGACATGATCCATGTGACGCCGCCCATGAGTCCCCCCGACTTCATCAAGCAAAGCCCCCTCGCCAACGAAGCAGGCTGGGTCGATGTTCACAAACACACCTTGCAGCACAACCGCTACCCCAACGTCTTTTCCCTAGGGGATGCCTCCTCCCTGCCCACATCTAAGACCGCTGCTGCTGCCCGCAAACAAGCCCCTGTTCTGGTGCATAACCTGTTGGCGGTGATGAATTCCCAGTCCTGCGATGCCCAATACAACGGCTACACCTGCTGTCCGTTGATTACCGGCTACCAATCGGCCATGATGGCGGAATTTGACTACGACGGTAATTTAACTCCGTCCTTCCCCCTCGATCCCACCAAAGAGCGCTACATCATGTATCTAGCCAAGGTGCACGTTCTGCCCTGGCTCTACTGGAACCGCATGTTGGCGGGCGAAAGCTTTGAGGCCGATGTGTTTAAACCGCTGAAAAAGCTGGCGGGTTGGTAAGTGGTTGGCCGCACTCAGTTTAAGTATTTGGTAGCACTTAGTGGTTGGTAGCTCTTAGTTTTGGTAGCACTTAGTGGTTGGTAGCTCTTAGTTAAAGTTACCGGCTTCTTGCAGCCATTCTGTAGGGGGAAGACGGCGGTAGGTGCCATCTTTGCGGCTCATGAGTTGATAGCCAATCAATTCCCGACGCAGGGTAGCGCAGTCTTCGTGGTGCTGCTTGAGGATGGCGTTGATTTCTTTTTCGGAATAATCCCGATCGGGTTCAATTTTTTGGACTAACCATTTCAGCAAGACAAACCGCTTTTTGCGGGCTGCTGGAATTGTAAGAATGCGATCGTTTTCGACAAAGGCTTTCAGTACCGTTGTTTCCCAATCCTCTGGTTGCACCGATTGCGCCAGGGTTTTGAGTTGTTCGGAGGAGAGGAGGTCACGGCTGAGCAATTGAAGTTGTTCGGAGTTGAGCCGGTAGAGATGGGTATTGCCTTCGGGATTCAGCAGCACCAAGTTTAGAGACTTCAGCTTGGCGAGGTGGTGGGAGATGGTAGGCGCTTTGAGATGTAGCAGAGCGGCCATTTCTTCCACACTACATTCACGCTGGGCCAGTAGCCCTAGCAGTTTTAGTCGCGTTTCGTCGCTCAGGACTTTGAAGAAGTCCAGGAGGGTTTGTAGATTCTCAGGGGCCATGGGGCATTACCGGAAATACAGTTAATTAGATGCTTGTCTAATTAGAATTCTATCTAATTAGTTCCGGGAATGTCCACTCGATGAGGCTTGCACTCGATGAGGCTTGCACTCGATAAGGCTTGCAATAGTATTCCACCGTTTATAAGTGACAATGAAGGGATTGAGTGGGAGGCGGCTACATGGCGATCGAAAGTCTGCGTCGGAGTTGGAGCAATCCGTGCGGGACGAGCATCGGGCATAGACTACAAAGCGGGCATAGACTACAAAGATTGTGGCGTTTTGGTATTTGCTTGATCGCGCTCCTGGTAGGATTCTGGTTAAACCTCGCCCCTGCTCAAGCGTTGGACTATCCCCCGCCCCTGTCCTACAGCAACGCGGATTTAAAAGGCCAAAATTTTTCGGGTCAGGTTTTGCGCACGGCAGAGTTTTCCAATGCCAATTTGGAAGATGTCAACTTTAGCGCGGCGGATCTGCGCGGGGTCGTCATGAGTGCATCGGTGTTGACGGGCACCAATCTCCACGCAGCGAACTTAGGCAATGCCTTGATGGATCAGGTGAAGTTTAAGCAAACGGACTTGAGTGATGCCATTCTGACGGAAGCGATTCTCCTGCACTCCACCTTTGAAGCGATCGACATTACAGGGGCCGACTTCACCGATGCCATTTTGGATGGGGCACAGATTGCCAAGCTTTGCCAAATCGCAGCGGGCACCAATTCCATCACCGGGGTTAGTACTAGAGACTCCCTCGGCTGCCTGGATTAGGTGGCTCAGATTTCCACGGGGCCAGTACCTGTTTCCAATAACCTTTTCAGATACTCTTGCCTTTTCAGATACACTTTGTTAGTGAGCGAGGGAATTTGTGAGCTGGTGACTGAATTCTGGTGATCTGGGTCACTAGGTTTAAATCCTCTGGGTCAATCCTCTGCGATCGTTTGTTAACGCTTTCCGCCCATTCTGTCAGTCCCATGGTGAATTCCAATCCTGTTCAACAAACTGTACCGACTCAAGTACAACGGGTTGGAATCATTGGTGGAGGGCAATTAGCCTGGATGATGGCGGAGGCCGCGCAGAAATTAGGCATTGATCTGATTGTCCAGACGCCCCATCCCACCGATCCTGCTGTTACGATCGCGCGGGAATCGATTTTTGCCCCCGTCGCCGATGCAGAAGCCACAGCAACCTTGGCGCAACGCTGCGATGTGATTACCTTTGAAAACGAGTTTGTCGATCTGCCTAAGTTGAATCGACTAGCGCAGGAGGGCGTTATTTTTCGTCCCGGACTCAATTGCCTAACGCCCTTGCTGGACAAGTACCACCAGCGCTGTTTTCTGCGCCACCGGGACTTGCCGACCCCCGATTTTTCGCTGCTGCCCACTTCTCCCTATCCGCTGATTCCCAACCGCCTGCCCTGTGTGCTGAAAACGCGCCGCCTGGGCTACGACGGCTACGGCACCTTCATCGTTAAGACGGAGGATCAGTTTGAAGAGTTGATCTATAAAATTCCCGTCGATGCCCTGATGCTGGAAGAGTTTGTGCCCTTTACCCGCGAGTTGGCGGTGATGGCGGCCCGATCGCTCAGCGGGGAAGTGGTAGTCTATCCGATCGTGGAAACCCAGCAGGAAAACCAAGTCTGTCGGCGGGTGTTTGTGCCGACGGATCTGTTGCCACGGGTGGAACAGCAAGTCCACGCGATCGCCCAAACCATTCTGGAAAGCTTGCAGTATGTGGGGATCCTGGGGATCGAATTATTTCTGACAGAGGACGATCGGGTCTTGGTGAACGAGATTGCTCCCCGCACCCACAATTCCGGCCATTACACGTTGGATGCCTGCGAAGTCTCCCAGTTTGAACAACAGTTACGCGCGGTCTGTGGCTTGCCCTTGGGCAGTCCGGCGTTGAATTGTGCGGGGGCGGTGATGGTGAATCTGCTGGGCTTTGAAAGCTCCAGTGGTGACTATGCCCAACAACGCCAGCAGCTAGCGGCCATTCCTAACGCCCAGGTACATTGGTACGGCAAAACAGAATCTCGCCCAGGCCGCAAGTTGGGGCATGTTACGGTGCGGCTGTTCCAGGAAGAGAATTTAGCTGAGACCTCGATCGCCCTAGCCCAGGAAATTGAGCGCATTTGGTATCCTGACCAGGCCCCTGCTTGATCCCCCGTCGATACTGCTGCCTTCAGGTCAAACTAGCCAATCCCGACCTCCACCGTTTACAATACTGGAAGGTTCACGGCTACGTTGGTGACTGCCAATAATGTTTTTTGATCTATGTCTTTTCTTATAAGGGAACCTCACGGATCTTGCGGCAGTAGACTGAGCTTGTACTCAGAAACTTTATGCGAGATATAACGGTACCCACCTGGTTTAAGCCAGGTCTAAAACTGAGGTAAGACGGCGCAGCGGTGAACCCACTTAAGCAATTTGGTTCAGCCTTTGGCATTGGTATGCAAGACGCTGACGAAAGGTCAGCCTTTAGATCTCAACTGGATTCAGTTGAGTTTTTTAGTTTTTAGGCAAGTTGTTAAAACAATGTGAGTTCGATAGCTATTCGATAAATAAAAAAAGTCCTTCACAAATACCCTGGGCCTGGACGCAGAATTCACTTTCGGGGGGTGTCGGGGGAGTAGAGTCCCCTGACATAGCAGGGGCGCGGGGAGAAGTTCCCCGATCTTCGCTGCGCAGCAGCCCCGACGATCGCAACCTAGCACGAATCTATCGAACTCACCTTAAAACACGATCGCCATAGCGGGGATCGGTTGAATGGATGGCAAGAAAGATGGTCGCTCTCAGCAGGTTACGGTAAGGTTAAAAGTAACTCAACTTCTTCTGCGGGAAAGATTTCTCCATTGAACCTTTTGTCATTACCGATCGCTGCTCCTAGCGCTGTTTCTCGGGTTTGTTTAGACAACGGTTTGACCCTGATTCACCACCAAATGACTGCGACCGATGCGATCGCAGTGGATGTCTGGGTGAAGGCCGGTGCAATTTTGGAACCCGATGACGCTTCGGGCATGGCGCACTTTCTGGAACACATGATTTTTAAGGGCAGCGATCGCCTTCTGCCTGGAGACTTTGACGCCATTATTGAAAATCACGGTGGTACCACCAACGCCGCCACGGGGCAGGATTATGCTCACTTTTTCCTAGTTTGTGGGGCGCACGCCCTGGGGGAAACCCTGCCCTGCTTGGCGGAACTGCTCCTGAATGCAGCGATCCCCGACGAAGAATTTGAGCGGGAACGGGAGGTCGTATTTGAAGAAATGCGCCAAGCCTACGACAGCCCTGACTGGCTAGGCTTCCAAGCACTTCTGGAAACGGTGTATCAACGCCACGCCTATGGCCGATCGATTCTGGGAACGACGGAAACCTTGATGCGGATGACCCCGGAACGCCTGCGCCAGTTCCATCGATCGCGCTACCAGCCAGAGCATATGACGGTGGTGATCACAGGCAATCTCAGCCAAGCAGAGGCTATCCAAGCCGTCAGCCAAGCTTTCCACACCTTCCCAACGCCCACGCCCTTTGATCCCTACCAGCCCGATGCCGAACCGCCGATCGTGGGGATTCGCCGTCAGGTCTTGCAACTGCCCCAGGCAGAACAGGCGCGGCTGATGCTGGCTTGGATTGCACCGGGATCCCAATCGAAGCGCGATCGCTGGTCGGTGAAAGGTTTGGATCTCCTCTCTGTGCTGTTGACCGAGGGACGCACCTCGCGCCTCGTGCGGGAATTGCGGGAGGAACGCAATCTCGTGCTGGATGTCAGTGCCGCCGTTTCCATGCAGCAGGATTCCAGCATTTTTACGATTACGGCTTGGCTGGATCCCGAAGATTTAGATCGGGTAGAGGCCATCATCGGCGATCGACTCTCGGAGTTGACCCATGCGCCCATTACGCCCACGGAACTGAACCGAGCCAAGCGACTCATTTGTAACGACCACGCCTTTTCCTCGGAGTCGCCCAGCCAAATTGCCAGTCTCTACGGCTACAACCACACCTTGGCAGAACTGGAAGCAGCGCTGACCTATCCCGACGACATCCGATCGTTTGTTTCCGGCGATCTCTGTAATATTGCCAGTCAGTTCCTCTCGCCGTACCACTATGCAGCGGTGATTGTACGCCCGGAGTAGACCTGTCTAAGTCTGCAAACAAAAATCCCCGATCGTTCTTTTTGGAGAGATCGGGGATTTTATTGAATTGATTGACTGTAGCTGGGGCTCTGATCCCCCCTAACCCCCCTTCAAAAGGGGGGGATTTGATTCTAATCCCCTTTTTCTTGGCATAGCCTCTCCGCAGGAGATAGGGGGATTTAGGGGGATCGAATCCATTCGTTAAACGCTGCCAATCACAGCCACGGAGCTTACTTCACCGTAGGAGCGACTGTACTGACGATCGGCGCTTTCGCGATCGACGTCGCCGACGCATCTACGGGAGATTCCGCTACGGTCTTTGCCTTGGTCACCGCTTGCAACATCGGTGTCTTTGCCACAGCAGCATCGGAGAAGGCAAACAACGGATTGGACAGAATCCCCGCGATCGAAGTCGCTACCAGGGAAATAATCAGCCCCACTTGCAGCGGACGCATTCCTGGCAGATCCCAAGTCACCGGCGGGTAATTCTTCACCACTTCCGACATTTCCTGGGGTTCCTTGACCACCATCATCTTGACCACACGGATGTAGTAGTAGATGGAGATCACACTCGTGACCAAGCCCAGCAGCACTAAGCCATAGGCTCCCGCTTGCCAACCCGCCCAGAACAGGTACAACTTCCCAAAGAAGCCCACCAGCGGCGGAATGCCACCTAAGGACAGCAGACAAATCGACAACGCCAAGGTCAACAGCGGATCCTTTTGATACAGACCGGAGTACTCACTAATCTGATCCGTCCCTGTACGCAGCGAGAAGAGAATCACACAACTGAAAGCGCCTAGGTTCATGAACAGGTAAGCCAGCAGGTAGAAAATCATGCTGGAGTAGCCTGCATTGGTGCCAATCACCAACCCGATCATGATGAAACCCGCTTGACCGATCGACGAGTAGGCCAGCAGTCGCTTCATGCTGGTTTGCGCCAGGGCGACCACGTTGCCCAGTACCATACTCAAAATCGCCAAAGCGGTCATGACAAAGCGCCATTGTTCATCCACTAGGGGGAAGGCCGTCACCAACAAGCGGATTGCCAGGGCAAACCCGGCGGCCTTAGACCCCACGGACAGGAAGGCGACCACTGGCGTCGGCGATCCTTCGTAAACATCCGGCGTCCACTGGTGGAACGGCACCGCCGCGATCTTGAAGGCGATACCCGCGATCGCAAACACCAGGGCAATCACCAGACCGATCGACGATCCCAGATCCGCACTGGCAATGTGAGCCGCAATCTCGCCCAGCTTGGTTTGCCCACCGGACAAACCATAGAGCAGCGAAGACCCGTAGAGGAAAATCGCCGAACTGGAGGCCCCAATCAGCAAATATTTCAGCGCCGCTTCGTTCGATCGGGGATCGCGTTTGGTGTATCCCGTCAACAAATAAGAGGCAATACTCAACGTCTCCAACGAGACAAAAATCATGACTAACTCATCTGCGCCCGAGAGAAACATCCCCCCCAGCGTCGCGGTGAGTAGGATGGTGACAAACTCTGACAACGCCGTTCCCGACTGCTCGACATAGCGCACAGACATCAGGATGGTCACCGCTGCCGAAAGGGCAACGATCCCCCGGAAGGCGACACTCAGCGCGTCCCCATTAAAGCCACCCAGGAAAGAAATCGGATTCGCGACATTCCACTGTGTGGTGTAGAGCGCAACCACTGCCGCAAGAAGACCCGCGATCGCAACGTAGGGCGTCCACTTCGCGGAGTTAGTCCGTCCCACAATCAGATCGCCAACAATGACAATCATCAACGTGGTGATGACGATGCCTTCTGGCAGGATGACGCCCGCATTCAATTGACTGGCAAGGCTTGCAAAATCCATAGAACCGTCTCTAGGCTGCGTTAATCATAGCGGGAGAAATCTTAATTCTCCCCATTGGATTGTACCGTGCAATTTGATAGGAGATTTTGCCTATTCCAGCTTTTTCGGGGGCCGAACGATTCGAGATCGCTAGGGATCGCCATAGAGACTGCACCGATCGCGCCCATCTCCCACCCCAGTCGCACCCCTGTTTTGTAGGTGGATCATTGATTGAATCTGGGTGGGCGACTCCCTTATAGGGAAGTCCACCCAGCCCCGACAAGTTCCCCCGACAAGTTCACAAGTGCCAGTTCATAAGTGCCAGCGGACTGTTATATATAGATATCCAGATATAGATGTTTTAGAGATTCACTGTTCAAATATCCGCTACTAGCTGCTGCGAAACGTTTCCCCACTGGATTCTTGGATTGCATAGAAAGGTGGAAATTAGGGTGGCTAGTGGTACATCTACCCTCCGATCGGGGCACCATTCTTACAAAAACCTTGTAGTCACGGCGAAACTAACTCGTTATGGTTATAAGTTAAACAGGATGTGTTCGATCGGAACTTGGATCCAGCACGATTTTACTCTAGTCCACCTACCGCCGCTGTTCAGTCGGATTCCCATGTCCACCCTTGTCATTGTCGAGTCCCCCACCAAAGCCAAAACCATTCGGAACTATTTGCCGAAGGGCTACCTCGTTGAAGCGTCGATGGGGCACATTCGGGATTTGCCCCAGTCCACCAGCGATGTCCCCAAGGAGATTACCGACAAGCGGGTGCGGGAATTGGGGGTTGATATTCATTCAGATTTTGAGCCGATCTACCTCATTCCCGATGACAAAAAAAAGGTAGTCAAGGGACTCAAGGATGCACTGAAAGGCGTCGATGAACTCGTTCTGGCAACGGACGAAGACCGGGAAGGCGAAAGTATTTCCTGGCACCTGTTGCAAGTGCTGAAGCCCAAGGTGCCCGTCAAGCGTATGGTCTTCCACGAGATCACCCAGGAGGCCATCCAGGAGGCGATTCGCAACTGTCGCCAGGTGGACGAAAAGCTGGTGCGGGCCCAGGAAACCCGGCGGATCCTCGATCGCTTAGTGGGCTACACCCTCTCCCCCCTGCTCTGGAAAAAGATTGCCTATGGCCTCTCAGCGGGGCGGGTGCAATCCGTCGCCGTGCGGCTACTGGTGCAGCGGGAACGGCAACGCCAAGCCTTTAAACAAGGGTCCTATTGGGATCTCAAGGCGTTATTAGCGATCGCTGAAGATCAGACCAAGGGGAGCAAGCGTAAAAAGGGCAATGGCGAATTTGAGGCCAAGCTGATCACCCTCGGTGGCAAAAAGCTGGCGACGGGGGCAGATTTCGACGAAAATACTGGCCAAATCGCCAAGGGCAAAAAAGTTGTTCTACTCAATGAAGAAGAAGCCCGCGCCTTGCAAGCCCGTCTGACGGGTAAGCCCTGGACCGTTACTGACCTGGAAGAACGGCCCGTCACCCGTAAACCTTCGCCGCCCTTTACCACCTCCACCCTGCAACAGGAGGCTAACCGTAAGTTAGGACTCTCAGCGCGGGATGCCATGCGGACGGCGCAAAGCCTCTACGAAAACGGCTACATCACCTACATGCGGACGGACTCGGTGCACCTGTCCCAGCAGGCTATTTCCGCCGCGCGCAGTTGCGTGGAATCCATGTACGGCCAGGACTACCTCAGTCCC
The Alkalinema sp. FACHB-956 DNA segment above includes these coding regions:
- a CDS encoding NAD(P)H-quinone oxidoreductase subunit N, coding for MDFASLASQLNAGVILPEGIVITTLMIVIVGDLIVGRTNSAKWTPYVAIAGLLAAVVALYTTQWNVANPISFLGGFNGDALSVAFRGIVALSAAVTILMSVRYVEQSGTALSEFVTILLTATLGGMFLSGADELVMIFVSLETLSIASYLLTGYTKRDPRSNEAALKYLLIGASSSAIFLYGSSLLYGLSGGQTKLGEIAAHIASADLGSSIGLVIALVFAIAGIAFKIAAVPFHQWTPDVYEGSPTPVVAFLSVGSKAAGFALAIRLLVTAFPLVDEQWRFVMTALAILSMVLGNVVALAQTSMKRLLAYSSIGQAGFIMIGLVIGTNAGYSSMIFYLLAYLFMNLGAFSCVILFSLRTGTDQISEYSGLYQKDPLLTLALSICLLSLGGIPPLVGFFGKLYLFWAGWQAGAYGLVLLGLVTSVISIYYYIRVVKMMVVKEPQEMSEVVKNYPPVTWDLPGMRPLQVGLIISLVATSIAGILSNPLFAFSDAAVAKTPMLQAVTKAKTVAESPVDASATSIAKAPIVSTVAPTVK